A genome region from Aphelocoma coerulescens isolate FSJ_1873_10779 unplaced genomic scaffold, UR_Acoe_1.0 HiC_scaffold_626, whole genome shotgun sequence includes the following:
- the LOC138102145 gene encoding neuronal pentraxin-1-like — translation GRAGFRVAFPLRTDYLFARARGPVRGPVRALSACLWLRPARAPNLGTPFSYAAPGQPNELVLLAWGGRPLELLVDDQAAALSLSPAPGRWQHLCVTWAASGGTWRSFQDGVPRGRGEGLAPGHPLRPHGVLVLGQEQDALGGRFDATQAFVGELAEFHLWSRALAPPEVAALAQCRSPARGDLVAWAQAGLELHGGVTTLPFEPCA, via the exons GCGGCCGGGCCGGTTTCCGCGTGGCGTTCCCGCTGCGCACGGATTACCTGTTCGCGCGCGCCCGCGGCCCCGTGCGCGGCCCCGTGCGCGCCCTCTCCGCCTGCCTCTGGCTgcgccccgcccgcgcccccaACCTGGGCACCCCCTTCTCCTACGCCGCGCCCGGGCAGCCCAAcgagctggtgctgctggcctGGGGCGGGCGCCCGCTCGAGCTGCTGGTGGACGACCAG GCGGCCGCGCTGTCGCTGTCGCCGGCCCCGGGCAGGTGGCAGCACCTTTGTGTCACCTGGGCGGCCTCGGGGGGCACCTGGAGGAGCTTCCAGGACGGGGTCCCCcgcgggcggggggaggggctcgCCCCGGGCCACCCCCTGCGCCCCCACGGGGTCCTGGTGCTGGGCCAGGAGCAG GACGCCCTCGGGGGCCGTTTCGATGCCACGCAGGCGTTCGTGGGCGAGCTGGCCGAGTTCCACCTGTGGAGCCGCGCCCTGGCCCCGCCCGAGGTGGCCGCGCTGGCCCAGTGCCGCTCCCCGGCCCGTGGCGACCTCGTGGCCTGGGCCCAggcggggctggagctgcacgGCGGCGTCACCACCCTGCCCTTCGAGCCGTGCGCCTGA